AGCAGCGGCTGCGCGCCGAACCGGAGAGCCGCTCGGTGGCGGCCGACGAGACGCTGCGGCGCTGGTGCCCCACCGACCGGTTCACCCGGGTCGCCACCCGCGAGGTCACCCTCGGCGACACGGTCCTGCCGGCCGGCGCGCGGGTGATGCTGCTGATCGACGCGGCGAACCGGGACCCGCGGCGCTTCCCCGACCCGGACACGTTCTCCCTGGACCGCGGCAACTCGCACCAGCACCTCAGCTTCGGCCTCGGCATCCACGCCTGCATGGGCTCCGGACTGGCCCGGCTGGAACTGCGCGCGGTGCTGGACGAGCTGGCCGGCCACGGCGACTACCGGCTGGCCGGGGAGCCGCGCCGGCGGTTCGAGAACGGCCGGCACATCGTCTTCGAGGACCTTCGCGTGACCTTTGGGCAGTGACCGCCCGCCCCCCGTTCCGACCGCCAGGAGGCTCGACGTGACCGATCCCGACCAGCCCGACCTCGCGGCCCTCATGCGCATGACGACCGGCCTGTGGGTGTCGCAGACGCTGGCCGCGGCCGAGGAGCTGGAGGTGTTCACCGCCTGTGCGGCCGGCGACGGGCTGACCGTCGCCGGGCTCGCCAAGCACGCCGGCATCGCGGAACGTCCGGCGGAGATCCTGCTGACCGCCTGCACCGCGCTGGGCCTGCTGCGCCGACGTGGTGAGCGCTGGGTCAACACCGCCACCGCCGACCGCTACCTGGTCAAGGGGCGGCCCTACTACCTCGGCGACTACGTCGGCATGCTCCGCCAGTACGCGTACCCGGGGTGGATGCGGGTGACCGACTCGCTCCGGGCCAACGCCCCGAGCCGGGTCATCGGCGAGGAGAACCCGGACATCTTCGCGGCGGAGAAGCGGCCCCGGGTGTTCTGGGACGGCCTTTATCCGCTCTCCGCGCTGACCGCCGGCGCGCTGGCGGAGGCGGTGGACCTGAGCGGGGTCACCTCGCTGCTCGACGTGGGCGGGGGCAACGCCGCCTTCGCCATCGGGCTCTGCTCCCGCTACCCCGACCTGCGGGCCACCGTCTACGACCTGCCGTTCGTCTGCGAGCACTCACGCGAGCGGATCGAGGGCAGCGAGGTGGCGGCGCGGATCGGCGTGCACCCGGGGGACTTCTTCGCCGAGGAGCTGCCCGCCGGCCACGACGCCATCCTGCTGTCGATGATCCTGCACGACTGGGACGAGGACCGCGGTCGCGCCCTGATCGCCAAGTGCCACCGGGCCCTGCCCCCCGGCGGGCTGCTGGTGATCAGCGAGCTGCTGGTCGACGACGAGAAGACCGGTCCGCTGAACGCCGCGCTGATGAGCATGAACATGCTCGTCGGCACCTGGGGCCGCAACTACACCGCCGCCGAATACCACGACTGGCTGCGCGACGCCGGGTTCGCCGAGGTCACGACGGTGCCCTTCACCGCGCCCGGCGCGAACGGCGCGGTCGTCGCCCGCCGCTGACGAAGCCCACGACAGGAGGTTCCGGCATGCCGGAGAGGACAACGGCGGGCATGGTG
This genomic interval from Micromonospora sp. CCTCC AA 2012012 contains the following:
- a CDS encoding methyltransferase, which gives rise to MTDPDQPDLAALMRMTTGLWVSQTLAAAEELEVFTACAAGDGLTVAGLAKHAGIAERPAEILLTACTALGLLRRRGERWVNTATADRYLVKGRPYYLGDYVGMLRQYAYPGWMRVTDSLRANAPSRVIGEENPDIFAAEKRPRVFWDGLYPLSALTAGALAEAVDLSGVTSLLDVGGGNAAFAIGLCSRYPDLRATVYDLPFVCEHSRERIEGSEVAARIGVHPGDFFAEELPAGHDAILLSMILHDWDEDRGRALIAKCHRALPPGGLLVISELLVDDEKTGPLNAALMSMNMLVGTWGRNYTAAEYHDWLRDAGFAEVTTVPFTAPGANGAVVARR